One genomic window of Desulfovibrio desulfuricans includes the following:
- a CDS encoding TetR/AcrR family transcriptional regulator, producing MKESAREKIIAVGVEIVAVSGFNATGIDAILKAAGVPKGSFYHHFGTKENFGIEVINLFAENYTKKLHGYLDDEALAPLQRIRRYLEESIERTVQDNFSKGCLIGNLGQELAAQSERFRCRLEEVFHDWLGLFAKCLHEAQQAGELNPGLDPQSLAGFLLSGWEGAILRAKVMRSPEPLKQFVNVLFTRVLTAG from the coding sequence ATGAAAGAAAGCGCACGAGAAAAAATCATCGCTGTAGGTGTTGAAATAGTCGCTGTTTCCGGCTTCAACGCCACAGGCATAGACGCCATACTCAAGGCGGCGGGCGTGCCGAAAGGCTCGTTCTACCACCATTTTGGCACCAAGGAAAACTTCGGCATTGAAGTCATCAACCTCTTTGCTGAAAACTATACAAAAAAATTGCACGGCTATCTTGATGATGAAGCGCTGGCCCCGCTCCAGCGCATCCGCAGGTATCTGGAAGAAAGCATTGAACGTACAGTGCAGGACAACTTCAGCAAGGGTTGCCTCATCGGGAATCTGGGGCAGGAGTTGGCCGCTCAGAGCGAACGGTTCAGATGCCGCCTGGAAGAAGTCTTCCACGACTGGCTCGGGCTGTTTGCCAAGTGCCTGCACGAAGCGCAACAGGCTGGCGAACTGAATCCGGGGCTTGATCCCCAGTCGCTTGCAGGCTTTCTCCTTTCTGGCTGGGAAGGAGCCATTTTGCGGGCAAAGGTCATGCGCTCGCCCGAGCCACTGAAACAATTTGTGAACGTGCTGTTCACAAGGGTTTT
- a CDS encoding phosphodiesterase, protein MRILQLSDTHLRGDHSLSFRVVDTRRCLDEAVAHVKNLTQQPDFIVITGDLADSGDLNAYHILHDELSPLGVPVYAVPGNHDRRDRLREVMPHWCPAKEDIAPYLCYTVEEENLRLIMMDSMSPGSHSGHFPAETGDWLERELAKRPDTPTMFFMHHPPFVTGMGAMDEPFENMERFAAIVERNPQMRLCFGHMHRPIVTEWHGRIAMTAPAVSMQIDLDLSPEGGDTFRMETPGYLLHHFDKGVWNSHICQIAVQATFAGPYPFAGSVNPTQ, encoded by the coding sequence ATGCGTATATTGCAACTTTCAGACACGCACCTGCGGGGCGACCACAGCCTGTCTTTCAGGGTGGTAGATACCCGGCGTTGCCTGGACGAAGCCGTGGCTCACGTGAAAAACCTGACGCAACAGCCGGATTTCATTGTTATCACAGGCGACCTAGCTGACAGCGGAGACCTTAACGCATATCACATCCTGCACGACGAACTCTCGCCCCTTGGGGTGCCAGTGTACGCCGTGCCCGGCAACCACGACCGGCGCGACCGCCTGCGCGAGGTAATGCCCCACTGGTGCCCGGCCAAGGAAGATATTGCGCCCTACCTCTGCTATACGGTGGAGGAGGAAAACCTGCGGCTGATCATGATGGACAGCATGAGCCCCGGCTCCCATTCCGGCCACTTCCCCGCCGAAACCGGCGACTGGCTGGAACGTGAGCTGGCAAAGCGTCCGGATACGCCAACCATGTTCTTCATGCACCACCCCCCGTTTGTTACGGGCATGGGTGCCATGGACGAACCTTTTGAAAATATGGAGCGCTTTGCAGCAATTGTAGAACGCAACCCGCAGATGCGGCTGTGTTTCGGCCACATGCACCGCCCCATCGTCACAGAATGGCACGGGCGGATCGCCATGACGGCACCTGCGGTTTCCATGCAGATAGACCTTGATCTCTCCCCCGAGGGCGGCGACACCTTCCGCATGGAAACGCCGGGCTATCTGCTCCACCACTTTGACAAGGGCGTGTGGAATTCCCACATCTGCCAGATTGCAGTGCAGGCTACGTTTGCCGGGCCGTATCCCTTTGCTGGCTCGGTGAATCCTACCCAATAG